From the genome of Bicyclus anynana chromosome 20, ilBicAnyn1.1, whole genome shotgun sequence, one region includes:
- the LOC112044850 gene encoding snake venom metalloproteinase atroxase, with product MPVTMRVCLILLLISLGLASCGQIPLKSTMTYLTKENHKNNNITIKVMVHFDKTLTRKLVKEHKIKTRKKLKLVTHGILDEAKNYFKHSSLNQNVNFKLLDTRFLKDSKNLLSNKDARVYLKNYCDWQTKKKVAANTLYYSVLFTGMDLFHMKNGKLVKTSTGRSYTKGACHVKKSCALIEWNPKLVGFLVAHEIGHSLGMRHDGPPHNRCRDQNHIMATRYEPRRHPKTWTSCSLNTLKQFLNNDHLSWCVKNDNEQGVTFKYLQ from the exons ATGCCGGTGACCATGAGAGTGTGTCTGATCCTGTTGCTGATCTCTTTGGGCCTTGCCAGCTGTGGCcag aTACCACTCAAATCAACGATGACATACCTAACAAAGGAAAaccacaaaaacaataacataacAATAAAGGTAATGGTACATTTCGACAAAACCCTGACGAGAAAGTTAGTGAAGGAACACAAAATCAAAACGAGAAAGAAACTAAAGTTGGTAACGCATGGAATTCTGGACGAAGCCAAGAATTACTTCAAACATTCAAGTTTGAACCAGAATGTTAATTTCAAGTTGTTAGATACAAGATTCTTGAAAGACAGCAAAAATTTACTTAGTAATAAAGATGCGAGGGTATATCTGAAGAACTACTGCGATTGGCAGACGAAGAAAAAGGTTGCAGCAAACACTCTATACTATTCGGTTTTGTTTACCGGAATGGATTTGTTTCATATGAAAAATGGGAAGCTTGTAAAAACTAGTACAG GACGTAGCTACACCAAAGGCGCTTGTCacgtaaaaaaaagttgtgcTCTAATAGAATGGAATCCGAAGCTCGTTGGATTTTTGGTTGCTCACGAAATTGGTCACAG CCTCGGCATGAGACACGATGGTCCTCCTCATAACCGGTGCAGAGACCAGAACCACATCATGGCGACCAGATATGAGCCACGGCGCCATCCGAAGACATGGACTTCGTGCAGTTTGAACACGCTCAAACAGTTTCTAAACAA CGATCATCTCTCATGGTGTGTTAAGAACGACAATGAACAAGGAGTTACTTTTAAATACTTACAGTGA
- the LOC112044851 gene encoding endocuticle structural glycoprotein SgAbd-2, producing MKFLITLTVISIAAAARLDKYLPPNKGANAINTELQTPLEQASSDSGPYVSQPQSYAGQSQNYASQGQNYPSQGQNYVSPGQSFTSRADNYASQAQISRYENEIDDKGWHYAYETSDGTKAEQDGRILPGVQPEEGSLAVSGSFSYVGDDGQTYTVTYTADETGYHPSGDHLPTPPPIPDDILKSLQLTAAASDVSGLYDSQKSSYDADAGY from the exons ATGAAATTT CTAATCACTCTAACAGTTATCTCAATAGCCGCTGCAGCGCGGCTGGATAAATACCTACCACCGAATAAAGGAGCCAATGCCATTAACACAGAGCTTCAAACACCTTTAGAACAGGCTTCCTCAGACTCTGGTCCGTACGTCAGTCAGCCCCAGAGTTACGCCGGTCAGTCCCAGAACTACGCAAGTCAAGGCCAGAACTACCCAAGTCAAGGCCAGAACTACGTGAGCCCAGGCCAAAGTTTCACCAGTCGCGCGGATAACTACGCGAGTCAAGCTCAGATCTCGAGATACGAAAATGAAATAGATGACAAAGGATGGCATTACGCCTACGAAACTAGTGATGGTACTAAGGCCGAACAAGATG GTCGAATCCTCCCCGGTGTTCAACCAGAAGAAGGCTCGCTAGCAGTGTCGGGCTCTTTCTCGTATGTGGGCGACGACGGGCAGACGTACACCGTCACCTACACCGCGGACGAGACCGGCTACCACCCCAGCGGTGACCACCTGCCCACTCCACCACCCATTCCCGATGATATCTTGAAGAGCTTGCAGCTGACTGCAGCTGCTAgtgatg TTTCAGGTCTTTACGACAGCCAAAAGAGCAGCTACGACGCTGATGCTGGCTATTGA